A single genomic interval of Gouania willdenowi chromosome 10, fGouWil2.1, whole genome shotgun sequence harbors:
- the LOC114470763 gene encoding protocadherin alpha-C2-like has product MAATHLPHCSIWYVSAFLFVSAIITSVSTVTHYTVPEEMDEGSIVANLATDLGLDVKSLSERKMRIDIVGNKKYLDVKKDTGELFILERIDRELLCPLKTTTSCFLRLDATIENPIRMFNIEVEITDINDNAPHFRRGTMHLDISESTAVGERFSLNNAADPDVGVNSVKNYHLSASEHFSIEIQTGRDGSKFADLILKQSLDREQQAVHHLTLTAVDGGVPTRTGTASIIVRVLDVNDNAPSFDKDSYVFNVMENSPIGSLVVKLNATDLDEGSNSDVVYSYSLYTSERTQEMFNLNPESGEIRVKEMINYEDLKVYEMEVIASDKGPVSLSGQCRLTIHVTDMNDNHPEISIKSFQSPIKENESMDTVISVVSVSDKDSGDNGVVDLRIPDNMPFKLRESSDNYYELVVSEPLDREKVPEYVITFTVTDRGSPPLSDNETMTLELLDVNDNVPQFPQSFYTIRVMENNAPGALLSSLTAFDPDLHENQYLVYFIIEKEIANTSMSMLFSINPENGNLYALKTFDYEIEKEFLFHIEARDSGSPPLSSNVTVHIIIVDQNDNAPVIVSPWRAHGSVVEEKIPRSTDKGSLVAKVIALDTDSVHNSRITYQFLQVTDATLFSLDQYNGEIRTMRMFSYRDPRHQRLVVVAKDNGEPALSATVTIKLSTMETAVKANSDMSEVSLEYDIFSDLNLYLVIGLGSVSFLLLITILVTIVLKCQKPKASLTAPPCRNSVISERNSTIADSTLVSNDAYWYSLFLAETRKGKLVVRQPAPKGSRYIVSSIPRGTGLTDTSGSAPSTLQVLCSPSH; this is encoded by the coding sequence ATGGCTGCCACACATCTCCCTCATTGCTCTATCTGGTATGTCTCAGCGTTTCTCTTTGTCTCTGCCATCATTACATCGGTGTCGACAGTCACGCATTACACTGTTCCAGAAGAAATGGATGAGGGCTCAATTGTTGCTAATTTAGCTACGGATTTAGGCTTAGATGTGAAGAGTTTGAGTGAAAGAAAAATGCGGATTGATATTGTTGGgaacaaaaaatatttggaCGTTAAGAAAGACACAGGGGAGCTGTTTATTTTAGAGAGAATTGACAGGGAGTTACTGTGTCCCCTGAAAACAACAACGTCCTGCTTTCTGAGATTAGACGCCACGATTGAAAATCCAATCCGTATGTTTAATATTGAGGTGGAGATAACTGACATTAATGACAACGCCCCTCATTTCCGTAGAGGTACTATGCATTTGGATATTTCAGAATCCACTGCTGTTGGAGAGAGATTCTCACTGAATAATGCTGCAGACCCAGATGTTGGAGTAAATTCTGTTAAAAATTACCATCTCAGTGCAAGTGAGCATTTCTCTATTGAAATTCAAACTGGAAGAGATGGCTCCAAGTTTGCTGATTTGATCCTTAAACAGTCGTTGGACAGAGAGCAGCAGGCTGTCCATCATCTGACCCTCACTGCTGTGGATGGAGGGGTTCCCACCCGCACAGGTACAGCCAGCATCATAGTCCGTGTGCTGGATGTGAACGATAACGCCCCTTCTTTTGACAAAGACTcatatgtttttaatgtgatggAGAATTCTCCCATTGGCAGTCTGGTGGTTAAATTAAATGCTACTGATTTGGATGAAGGGTCCAACTCTGACGTAGTGTATTCATACAGTCTGTACACGTCTGAGAGAACACAGGAGATGTTTAATCTGAATCCAGAAAGTGGAGAAATCAGAGTAAAAGAGATGATAAATTATGAGGATTTAAAAGTTTATGAAATGGAAGTGATAGCCAGTGATAAAGGACCCGTCTCTTTATCTGGACAGTGTAGACTGACAATCCATGTGACAGACATGAACGATAACCACCCTGAAATATCCATTAAATCATTCCAAAGtccaataaaagaaaatgagtcCATGGACACAGTGATCTCTGTAGTTAGTGTGAGTGATAAAGACTCAGGTGATAATGGAGTGGTTGATCTCCGTATTCCAGACAACATGCCGTTCAAACTGAGGGAGTCGTCTGATAACTATTATGAGTTGGTGGTGTCAGAGCCGTTAGACCGTGAGAAGGTCCCAGAATATGTCATCACGTTCACAGTCACAGACAGAGGCTCTCCTCCTTTATCTGACAATGAAACCATGACTTTAGAGCTGCTGGACGTCAATGACAACGTCCCACAGTTCCCACAGTCCTTTTATACCATACGTGTGATGGAGAATAACGCACCTGGAGCTCTGCTCAGCTCTCTCACTGCCTTTGACCCAGACCTCCATGAAAACCAGTATCTGGTGTACTTCATCATAGAGAAGGAGATAGCCAACACCTCCATGTCCATGCTGTTCTCCATCAATCCAGAGAACGGGAATCTTTACGCTCTGAAAACCTTTGACTATGAGATTGAGAAGGAGTTTCTCTTCCACATTGAGGCCAGAGACTCAGGCTCTCCTCCACTCAGCAGTAACGTGACCGTCCACATCATCATCGTGGACCAGAACGACAACGCTCCAGTCATTGTGTCTCCATGGCGCGCACACGGCTCTGTGGTGGAGGAGAAGATCCCCAGATCCACTGATAAAGGCTCCCTGGTTGCTAAGGTGATCGCTTTGGACACAGACTCAGTGCACAACTCTCGCATCACCTACCAGTTTCTGCAGGTGACTGACGCCACCTTGTTCAGCCTGGACCAGTACAACGGAGAGATCCGGACTATGAGGATGTTCAGCTACAGAGATCCACGCCACCAGCGTTTGGTGGTTGTTGCCAAGGACAACGGGGAGCCTGCTCTGTCTGCTACAGTCACCATCAAGCTGTCCACGATGGAGACGGCTGTGAAGGCCAACTCTGACATGAGCGAGGTTTCTCTGGAGTATGACATCTTCTCAGACCTCAACCTGTACCTGGTCATCGGTCTGGGCTCGGTGTCATTCCTCCTGCTCATCACCATATTGGTCACCATCGTGCTGAAGTGTCAAAAACCCAAGGCCAGCTTAACGGCTCCTCCCTGCAGGAACAGTGTGATCAGTGAGAGGAACTCCACCATCGCAGACTCCACCCTGGTGTCCAACGATGCCTACTGGTACAGCCTGTTTCTAGCAGAGACCAGGAAAGGAAAGCTGGTGGTTAGACAACCTGCACCAAAGGGCTCCAGATACATTGTTTCCAGCATCCCCAGAGGGACGGGACTGACGGACACCAGTGGCTCAGCTCCTTCTACTCTGCAGGTACTCTGCTCACCCTCTCATTAA
- the LOC114471395 gene encoding protocadherin alpha-C2-like: MAATHLPHCSIWYVSAFLFVSAIITSVSTVTHYTVPEEMDEGSIVANLATDLGLDVKSLSERKMRIDIVGNKKYLDVKKDTGELFILERIDRELLCPLKTATSCFLRLDATIENPIRMFNIEVEITDINDNAPHFRRGTMHLDISESTAVGERFSLNNAADPDVGVNSVKNYHLSASEHFSIEIQTGRDGSKFADLILKQSLDREQQAVHHLTLTAVDGGVPTRTGTASIIVRVLDVNDNAPSFDKDSYVFNVMENSPIGSLVVKLNATDLDEGSNSDVVYSYSLYTSERTQEMFNLNPESGEIRVKEMINYEDLKVYEMEVIASDKGPVSLSGQCRLTIHVTDMNDNHPEISIKSFQSPIKENESMDTVVSVVSVSDKDSGDNGVVDLRIPDNMPFKLRESSDNYYELVVSEPLDREKVPEYVITFTVTDRGSPPLSDNETMTLELLDVNDNVPQFPQSFYTIRVMENNAPGALLSSLTAFDPDLHENQYLVYFIIEKEIANTSMSMLFSINPENGNLYALKTFDYEIEKEFLFHIEARDSGSPPLSSNVTVHIIIVDQNDNAPVIVSPWRAHGSVVEEKIPRSTDKGSLVAKVIALDTDSVHNSRITYQFLQVTDATLFSLDQYNGEIRTMRMFSYRDPRHQRLVVVAKDNGEPALSATVTIKLSTVETAVKANSDMSEVSLEYDIFSDLNLYLVIGLGSVSFLLLITILVTIVLKCQKPKASLTAPPCRNSVISERNSTIADSTLVSNDAYWYSLFLAETRKGKLVVRQPAPKGSRYIVSSIPRGTGLTDTSGSAPSTLQVGESNAELSS; this comes from the coding sequence ATGGCTGCCACACATCTCCCTCATTGCTCTATCTGGTATGTCTCAGCGTTTCTCTTTGTCTCTGCCATCATTACATCGGTGTCGACAGTCACGCATTACACTGTTCCAGAAGAAATGGATGAGGGCTCAATTGTTGCTAATTTAGCTACGGATTTAGGCTTAGATGTGAAGAGTTTGAGTGAAAGAAAAATGCGGATTGATATTGTTGGgaacaaaaaatatttggaCGTTAAGAAAGACACAGGGGAGCTGTTTATTTTAGAGAGAATTGACAGGGAGTTACTGTGTCCCCTGAAAACAGCAACGTCCTGCTTTCTGAGATTAGACGCCACGATTGAAAATCCAATCCGTATGTTTAATATTGAGGTGGAGATAACTGACATTAATGACAACGCCCCTCATTTCCGTAGAGGTACTATGCATTTGGATATTTCAGAATCCACTGCTGTTGGAGAGAGATTCTCACTGAATAATGCTGCAGACCCAGATGTTGGAGTAAATTCTGTTAAAAATTACCATCTCAGTGCAAGTGAGCATTTCTCTATTGAAATTCAAACTGGAAGAGATGGCTCCAAGTTTGCTGATTTGATCCTTAAACAGTCGTTGGACAGAGAGCAGCAGGCTGTCCATCATCTGACCCTCACTGCTGTGGATGGAGGGGTTCCCACCCGCACAGGTACAGCCAGCATCATAGTCCGTGTGCTGGATGTGAACGATAACGCCCCTTCTTTTGACAAAGACTcatatgtttttaatgtgatggAGAATTCTCCCATTGGCAGTCTGGTGGTTAAATTAAATGCTACTGATTTGGATGAAGGGTCCAACTCTGACGTAGTGTATTCATACAGTCTGTACACGTCTGAGAGAACACAGGAGATGTTTAATCTGAATCCAGAAAGTGGAGAAATCAGAGTAAAAGAGATGATAAATTATGAGGATTTAAAAGTTTATGAAATGGAAGTGATAGCCAGTGATAAAGGACCCGTCTCTTTATCTGGACAGTGTAGACTGACAATCCATGTGACAGACATGAACGATAACCACCCTGAAATATCCATTAAATCATTCCAAAGtccaataaaagaaaatgagtcCATGGACACAGTGGTCTCTGTAGTTAGTGTGAGTGATAAAGACTCAGGTGATAATGGAGTGGTTGATCTCCGTATTCCAGACAACATGCCGTTCAAACTGAGGGAGTCGTCTGATAACTATTATGAGTTGGTGGTGTCAGAGCCGTTAGACCGTGAGAAGGTCCCAGAATATGTCATCACGTTCACAGTCACAGACAGAGGCTCTCCTCCTTTATCTGACAATGAAACCATGACTTTAGAGCTGCTGGACGTCAATGACAACGTCCCACAGTTCCCACAGTCCTTTTATACCATACGTGTGATGGAGAATAACGCACCTGGAGCTCTGCTCAGCTCTCTCACTGCCTTTGACCCAGACCTTCATGAAAACCAGTATCTGGTGTACTTCATCATAGAGAAGGAGATAGCCAACACCTCCATGTCCATGCTGTTCTCCATCAATCCAGAGAACGGGAATCTTTACGCTCTGAAAACCTTTGACTATGAGATTGAGAAGGAGTTTCTCTTCCACATTGAGGCCAGAGACTCAGGCTCTCCTCCACTCAGCAGTAACGTGACCGTCCACATCATCATCGTGGACCAGAACGACAACGCTCCAGTCATTGTGTCACCATGGCGCGCACACGGCTCTGTGGTGGAGGAGAAGATCCCCAGATCCACTGATAAAGGCTCCCTGGTTGCCAAGGTGATCGCTTTGGACACAGACTCGGTACACAACTCTCGCATCACCTACCAGTTTCTGCAGGTGACTGATGCCACCTTGTTCAGCCTGGACCAGTACAACGGAGAGATCCGGACTATGAGGATGTTCAGCTACAGAGATCCACGCCACCAGCGTTTGGTGGTTGTTGCCAAGGACAACGGGGAGCCTGCTCTGTCTGCTACAGTCACCATCAAGCTGTCCACGGTGGAGACGGCTGTGAAGGCCAACTCTGACATGAGTGAGGTTTCTCTGGAGTACGACATCTTCTCAGACCTCAACCTGTACCTGGTCATCGGTCTGGGCTCGGTGTCATTTCTCCTGCTCATCACCATATTGGTCACCATTGTGCTGAAGTGTCAGAAACCCAAGGCCAGCTTAACGGCTCCTCCCTGCAGGAACAGTGTGATCAGTGAGAGGAACTCCACCATCGCAGACTCCACTCTGGTGTCCAACGATGCCTACTGGTACAGCCTGTTTCTAGCAGAGACCAGGAAAGGAAAGCTGGTGGTTAGACAACCTGCACCAAAGGGCTCCAGATACATTGTGTCCAGCATCCCCAGAGGGACGGGACTGACGGACACCAGTGGCTCAGCTCCTTCTACTCTGCAGGTAGGAGAAAGTAATGCAGAACTTTCAAGTTAA
- the LOC114471396 gene encoding protocadherin alpha-C2-like — MGSHKRYVLLVALIVFQCVRNTWTSATHYSIPEEMKEGSVVANLATDLNLDVKTLNERRMRLDVIANKKYLDVNKETGELYVAEKIDREYLCNVITTTNCYLKLEMTLENPVRIFNIEVEILDINDNAPHFRRETIHLDISEATPKGERFSLSNAVDPDVGSNSVKTYHLSESQYFNIEVQTGRDGSKFAELILIKTLDREQQAVHNLILTAVDGGTPARSGTASVIVRVLDTNDNAPTFGKSVYNVQVLENSLIGSLVIDLNATDLDEGSNSDVTYSYSLYTSEKTQETFNFNPSTGEITIKDMLNYEDFRIYDMEVIATDKGANSLSGQCTIKIIVEDMNDNHPEISIKSFQTPVSESIEVDTVISVVSVSDKDSGDNGVVDLRIPDNMPFKLRESSDNYFELLVSEPLDREKVPEYVITFTVTDRGSPPLSDNETMTLELLDVNDNVPQFPQSFYTIRVMENNAPGALLSSLTAFDPDLHENQYLVYFIIEKEIANTSMSMLFSINPENGNLYALKTFDYEIEKEFLFHIEARDSGSPPLSSNVTVHIIIVDQNDNAPVIVSPWRAHGSVVEEKIPRSTDKGSLVAKVIALDTDSVHNSRITYQFLQVTDATLFSLDQYNGEIRTMRMFSYRDPRHQRLVVVAKDNGEPALSATVTIKLSTMETAVKANSDMSEVSLEYDIFSDLNLYLVIGLGSVSFLLLITILVTIVLKCQKPKASLTAPPCRNSVISERNSTIADSTLVSNDAYWYSLFLAETRKGKLVVRQPAPKGSRYIVSSIPRGTGLTDTSGSAPSTLQVGESNAELSS, encoded by the coding sequence ATGGGGTCTCACAAAAGGTACGTGCTGCTTGTGGCTCTCATCGTGTTTCAGTGCGTCAGGAACACTTGGACCTCAGCGACTCATTATTCAATACCAGAGGAGATGAAAGAAGGATCAGTTGTAGCGAATCTTGCTACAGATCTCAACCTGGATGTTAAAACACTGAATGAACGGAGGATGCGTCTGGATGtcattgcaaacaaaaaatatttggatGTGAACAAAGAAACGGGAGAGCTGTATGTAGCGGAAAAGATTGACAGAGAATATTTATGCAATGTCATAACGACGACAAATTGTTACCTCAAATTAGAGATGACTCTAGAAAACCCGGTACGGATTTTTAACATAGAAGTAGAAATTTTAGATATAAATGACAACGCCCCACATTTTCGCAGGGAAACCATTCATTTAGACATTTCTGAAGCGACACCAAAAGGAGAGAGGTTTTCTCTGAGTAATGCAGTTGATCCAGATGTAGGATCTAATTCAGTAAAAACGTATCATCTGAGTGAAAGTCAATATTTCAATATCGAGGTTCAGACAGGAAGAGATGGATCTAAATTTGCTGAATTGATTTTAATAAAGACATTAGACAGGGAGCAGCAGGCTGTTCATAATCTAATCCTTACAGCTGTAGATGGAGGAACACCTGCTCGCTCTGGCACTGCCAGTGTTATTGTTCGTGTCTTAGATACTAATGATAATGCACCAACTTTTGGTAAATCAGTGTACAATGTTCAAGTGTTAGAAAACTCTCTAATTGGCAGCCTTGTTATTGACCTGAATGCTACAGACTTGGATGAAGGCTCAAACTCTGACGTCACTTATTCATACAGTTTATATACGTCAGAGAAAACACAGGAAACCTTTAATTTTAATCCCTCCACAGGTGAAATCACTATCAAAGACATGTTAAACTATGAGGACTTCAGGATTTATGATATGGAAGTTATAGCAACAGACAAAGGAGCCAATAGTTTATCAGGACAATGTACCATAAAGATCATAGTTGAAGACATGAATGACAACCATCCAGAAATATCCATCAAATCCTTTCAGACTCCAGTCAGTGAAAGCATAGAAGTGGACACAGTGATCTCTGTGGTTAGTGTGAGTGATAAAGACTCAGGTGATAATGGAGTGGTTGATCTCCGTATTCCAGACAACATGCCGTTCAAACTGAGGGAGTCATCTGATAACTACTTTGAGTTGTTGGTGTCAGAGCCGTTAGACCGTGAGAAGGTCCCAGAATATGTCATCACGTTCACAGTCACAGACAGAGGCTCTCCACCTTTATCTGACAATGAAACCATGACTTTAGAGCTTCTGGACGTCAATGACAACGTCCCACAGTTCCCACAGTCCTTTTATACCATACGTGTGATGGAGAATAACGCACCTGGAGCTCTGCTCAGCTCTCTCACTGCCTTTGACCCAGACCTCCATGAAAACCAGTATCTGGTGTACTTCATCATAGAGAAGGAGATAGCCAACACCTCCATGTCCATGCTGTTCTCCATCAATCCAGAGAACGGGAATCTTTACGCTCTGAAAACCTTTGACTATGAGATTGAGAAGGAGTTTCTCTTCCACATTGAGGCCAGAGACTCAGGCTCTCCTCCACTCAGCAGTAACGTGACCGTCCACATCATCATCGTGGACCAGAACGACAACGCTCCAGTCATTGTGTCTCCATGGCGCGCACACGGTTCTGTGGTGGAGGAGAAGATCCCCAGATCCACTGATAAAGGCTCCCTGGTTGCCAAGGTGATCGCTTTGGACACAGACTCAGTGCACAACTCTCGCATCACCTACCAGTTTCTGCAGGTGACTGATGCCACCTTGTTCAGCCTGGACCAGTACAACGGAGAGATCCGGACTATGAGGATGTTCAGCTACAGAGATCCACGCCACCAGCGTTTGGTGGTTGTGGCCAAGGACAACGGGGAGCCTGCTCTGTCTGCTACAGTCACCATCAAACTGTCCACGATGGAGACGGCTGTAAAGGCCAACTCTGACATGAGCGAGGTTTCTCTGGAGTACGACATCTTCTCAGACCTCAACCTGTACCTGGTCATCGGTCTGGGCTCGGTGTCATTCCTCCTGCTCATCACCATATTGGTCACCATCGTGCTGAAGTGTCAGAAACCCAAGGCCAGCTTAACGGCTCCTCCCTGCAGGAACAGTGTGATCAGTGAGAGGAACTCCACCATCGCAGACTCCACCCTGGTGTCCAACGACGCCTACTGGTACAGCCTGTTTCTAGCAGAGACCAGGAAAGGAAAGCTGGTGGTTAGACAACCTGCACCAAAGGGTTCCAGATACATTGTGTCCAGCATCCCCAGAGGGACGGGACTGACGGACACCAGTGGCTCAGCTCCTTCTACTCTGCAGGTAGGAGAAAGTAATGCAGAACTTTCAAGTTAA